The Setaria viridis chromosome 2, Setaria_viridis_v4.0, whole genome shotgun sequence DNA window CACAACTACTTCCTGAAGGCGCAACTGCACTGCAATCATTTGCACGGCATCAACTTCTGATCGACTACATTGAACAAGCTCAACTAACAATGTTGGGTAATAGCGCAGCTGGTTCCTCCAGAACTATCCCGCCTCAGGGTACTTTCTTTTGAACTTCCTGGTTCAATTCCTATATTTCGTAGTATCTGTTGGATGCTTTATATTCACTACAAATACAATAAATCATGTTCTATTTATACTATCTTAATTATCATGTTTTGTTCTATATTTCAAATTAAAATGAACCGCGAACTGCCTCTAATTCCAACATCCACCTGCAGATTACTGGATCACTGCACAGTTCTGATTCATCGGCAGACTGCTAGTTTCAGATGTATTCATTTCATTTAAACTTTGCAGGGCTGATGGGATGAGATGTGCTAGTTTTGGATTGGATCACCTGAAAATGAGGGATAGACGGTCGATGGAGTCGATAGTTTCAACATCCTATGGGCTGCTTTGCTTCCTTCGTCTTCGTTCGCGATGTGGCACGGTTAAGCTGTTGCTCTCAAATGCTGCGCTGCTGGTGTGATCAAAGTCAAACACCTGCTACCAATTAGTTCTGTTACGTCAGAAATCCTTGCGTGTTCATGGCTCTCCACTGAATGAACCACGTACTGGCCGTTCGCAGTAACTTAATCCATACTCCATCAGTGGCTTGATCATCTTGATCGGCCTTGTAAATTACTCTATAATGATGCATGATAACCAGACGATATAAATCTGTCGGCCACGATTCTACCATGCCCAAGCCCAAttgcccatccatccatccactcGGACTTCAaaccgtcttcctcctccggccggcACGCACACCGCGTCATCCTCCACCACGGAACGTCACCTTCACCATCATCGCCGAATCGCCGTCCGCACCGGCGCATCTCTCGAGTCTAGCCCACACACACGGACTTCACTATCCCATAGAAAAGATGATAAAGAACCCTAGCTACTTTTTTGCATCCATGAAAGATGTATATATCCGCTTCTGTACGATGAATGTAATAAACAAGCAAAAAGAAGCAGACCATCAAGAGCAACATTCCATCTATCTACCTTTACTCCACAATATGCTTTGGGGGTGTttgatccccgggctaaactttagtccctgtcacatcgaatgtttagatactaattagaagtattaaatatagactatttacaaaactcattgcacagatggaggctcaacggcgagacgaatctattaagcctaattaatccatgatttgacaatatgtgctacagtaaccatttgctaatgatagattaattaggcttaatagattcgtctcgccgtttagcctccatctgtgtaattagttttataattaactcatatttactcctcctaattagcctccgaacatttgatgtgacacttccaggatccaaacacccccatggTCGTGTTCTCGTGTGTTCATATCTACACATAAATGTCCCTTCATTGTCCAGTGCTGCTCGAATGAGAGAAGAACAAATGCATTCTTAGCTTTGGGATCAATCTCCCGTGTAATTAGAGAAGAATAAGGCGGGAAGAAAATTGATGGTGGTTGAGAGGAACACTTAGGAGAATAGTGGCAACGCATCCTTTTTCGATCGTCGGCTTTTGATCGAGGTGCTGGTGTGTGCGTGCGTGAGTCACCTGCAAGTACGAACACGGGTAAGAAGGGCGCTGGTGCAATCGGGACACGTCAGGTTCTGCACCGGAGGATGATGGCGAGTGCGTGGGGCCcgatcgacggcgacggcgagagcgACGAGCACTCGTACTCACCGTCACCGGGCGTTGCTGCCGTGCCCGCGCGGCTTCGGGGAGAGCACCCAGTGCTGGCCGTGGGGCCGGATGGTGAGCCCCTTGACCTTGGCGAAGAGCGTCACGGCGCGTCGCACGCCGCGGTCGTCGGCGGAGGTGAAGTAGTCGTGGCCGAACATGACGCCGCCGGGACGGAGCACGGCCCAGGCCAGGTTGATGTCGGCCCACGCCGAGTGGAAGTCGTGGCCGGCGTCCACCTCGATGAGGTCCGCGTACACGCCCCACCCGCACAGCGCCGCCAGCGCGGACGCCGTGGAGAAGGGCAGCGGCAGCacccgcgccgcggcgtcggcgcccgccgcggccacgTTGGCCATGAactgcggcagcagcagcgcgtccccgtgccgcggcggcgggacgTCGCGCCGGAACCGGTCGCGGAACGCCGGCCACCCGCGGAAGTCGTCGACGCAGAGGATCGCCGGGGACAGCGAGAGGTTCCGCGACACGGCCGCCATGTGCAGCGCCGACGCGCCCAGGAACGCGCCCAGCTCCACGATCACCTCGGGGCGCACCGCCTCGATGAGCTCCGCGAACACGGCGCCCGTCGAGCCCCACCCGCGCGGGCGCGCCCTCGCCGGGTGCAGCAGCGCCGCGGTGTGCGGCGCCGGGAACCCCGCGTAGGGGCTCTCGCCGTCGAACAGCTTCTCCAGCAGCGTCGGCACGACGGCCTCGCTCGGCACCGGCTCCCCGCACTCCTCCCTGAACCGGAACAGGTCgtgcggcggcgaccgcgggtAGCTCTccgtcgccgcggccgtggcGTTCGGCGCCGGGTCGGTGGTTGAGGCGTCGGTGAGGTGCGCGGCGTGCGGGCGCACGATCGTCGTCTGGGATGGCCTCGGCGACGGGCGGGTGGACGAGGAGAGGAGGCCGAGGGAGTAGCCGAcggcgaagacgacgaggaAGGAGGCGAGCCGCGCGAGGTGCGGGCGGAGCCTGGCCGGCGCGGCGTAAGCGGACGCCGACGCACCCGCCGGCGGGCGTGGCTTCATGGTCACGCCACAAGGTGCCTCTTTTGTCTCCGTTTGCGGCTCTTCTGGAGGCTTGCTTGACAGGCGTACAGATTATCTCTCCTT harbors:
- the LOC117842567 gene encoding uncharacterized protein, encoding MKPRPPAGASASAYAAPARLRPHLARLASFLVVFAVGYSLGLLSSSTRPSPRPSQTTIVRPHAAHLTDASTTDPAPNATAAATESYPRSPPHDLFRFREECGEPVPSEAVVPTLLEKLFDGESPYAGFPAPHTAALLHPARARPRGWGSTGAVFAELIEAVRPEVIVELGAFLGASALHMAAVSRNLSLSPAILCVDDFRGWPAFRDRFRRDVPPPRHGDALLLPQFMANVAAAGADAAARVLPLPFSTASALAALCGWGVYADLIEVDAGHDFHSAWADINLAWAVLRPGGVMFGHDYFTSADDRGVRRAVTLFAKVKGLTIRPHGQHWVLSPKPRGHGSNAR